One Streptomyces sp. CG4 genomic window, TGTGCCCAGGCCCCTTCGGCAGCCCGGACGGGACCGCCCGGCGTACGAGCTCCGGCGGGAGCCCGACGCCGGTGACGGGTCCAGGTCAGTCGGTGGCCGCCACCGCTTCCTCGACCGAGGTGTGGATCGGGAACACCTTGGTGAGGCCGGTGATACGGAAGATCTTGAGAATGCGCTCCTGGTTGCAGACCAGGCGCAGCGAGCCCTCGTGGGCACGCACGCGCTTCAGGCCGCCGACCAGCACGCCGAGCCCGGTGGAGTCGAGGAAGTCCACGCCCTCCATGTCGACGACGAGGTGAAAATTCCCGTCGTTCACCAGCTCGACCAGCTGCTCGCGCAGCTTGGGCGCGGTATACACGTCGATTTCGCCACCGACTCGGACGACCGTACGATCGCCGACGGTCTCGGTCGACAAGGACAGGTCCACGGATCCTCCAGCACCTTGCTATCGAGCGGTCGCCCCTCGGGCACCTCGGCTTGCGGCCCTCGGGACGCTTCGCCAGCCGCGATGGCATTCAATCACTTACCGGCAGGCGTGCACGACGCCTTGGCTCCATTGTCCGTCACGCCAGTGACACACTCGGTGCCGATGGCCAAGAATCACCGATCCGATCGATCCCCGGCGAACCCGGCGTCCCGCCCGTCTCCGGGCGTGGTCCTGGACCGGCTCGCCTCGGGGCCGAGCCGGTCTGCGCGCATCACTCATACGGAGCACTTGCCCCCGCGCGCGGGCCGCCATGCCGTCTGGCCTCACCGGATTCGGTCCGAGGTGATCGCGGCCGTTCAGGCGTGCGGTATCGAACACCCCTGGGCGCACCAGACGCTGGCCGCCGAGCACGCCCTGGACGGCGATTCGGTGGTCGTCGCCACCGGCACCGCCTCCGGCAAGTCCCTCGCGTATCTGGTGCCCGTCCTGTCCACCCTTCTGGATGGCTCCGAGGCGCCGAACGGCCGTGGCGCCACCGCCCTGTACCTGGCGCCCACCAAGGCACTCGCGGCGGATCAGTGCCGGTCGGTGAAGGAACTTTCACAACCTCTTGGCCATGCCGTACGCCCCGCGGTGTACGACGGCGACACCCCGTACGAGGAACGGGAGTGGATCCGCCAGTACGCCAACTACGTCCTGACCAACCCCGACATGCTGCACCGCGGGATACTCCCCTCCCACCCGCGCTGGTCCTCCTTCCTGAAGTCGCTCAAGTACATCGTCATCGACGAGTGCCACACCTACCGCGGCGTCTTCGGCTCGCACGTCGCCCAGGTACTGCGCCGGCTGCGCCGCCTGTGCGCCCGCTACGGCGCCTCGCCCGTCTTCCTGCTGGCCTCCGCCACCGCCGCCGAGCCCGCCGTCGCAGCGCGGCGGCTGACCGGCCTGCCGGTGGTCGAGGTCGCCGACGACGCCTCCCCGCGCGGGGAGGTCGTCTTCGCTCTTTGGGAGCCCCCGCTCACCGAACTGCACGGCGAGAAGGGCGCCCCCGTACGGCGTACCGCCACCGCCGAGACCGCCGACCTGCTCACCGACCTGACCGTGCAGGGCGTGCGCTCGGTCGCCTTCGTACGGTCCCGGCGCGGCGCCGAGCTGATCTCGGTGATCGCCCAGGAGAAGCTGGCCGAGGTCGACCGCTCCCTGGTCCGGCGGGTCGCGGCCTACCGCGGCGGCTACCTCCCCGAGGAGCGCCGCGCCCTGGAACGCGCCCTGCACTCCGGCGAACTCCTCGGCCTCGCCGCCACGACGGCCCTGGAGCTGGGCGTGGACGTCTCCGGCCTGGACGCCGTGGTCATCGCCGGCTATCCGGGCACGCGCGCGTCCCTGTGGCAGCAGGCGGGCCGCGCGGGCCGCTCCGGACAGGGCGCCCTCGCCGTCCTGGTCGCCCGCGACGACCCACTGGACACGTTCCTGGTCCACCACCCGGAGGCCCTGTTCGACCAACCGGTGGAATCCACCGTCCTCGACCCCGACAACCCCTACGTCCTCGCCCCGCACCTGTGCGCCGCCGCCGCGGAACTCCCACTGACCGAGGCGGACCTGGACCTCTTCGGCCCTGCCTGCGCGGATGTGCTGCCGCAGCTGGAGGCCGCGAAGCTGCTGCGCCGGCGGACGAAGGCCTGGCACTGGACGCGCCGGGAACGGGCCGCCGACCTGACCGACATCCGCGGCGCGGGCGGCCGCCCGGTGCAGGTCGTCGAGTCCGGCACGGGCCGTCTGCTCGGCACGGTCGACGCGGGCGCCGCGCACTCGACGGTCCACGAGGGCGCGGTCCATCTGCACCAGGGTCGCACCTACCTGGTGCGCTCGCTCGAACTGGAGGACTCCGTCGCCCTCGTCGAGCAGGCCGACCCGCCGTACTCCACGGTCGCCCGCGACACCACCTCGATCTCGGTCCTGGAGACGGACACCGAGATCCCGTGGGGCGCCGGACGCCTCTGCTACGGCTCGGTCGAGGTCACCAACCAGGTGGTCTCCTATCTGCGCAGACGCCTCATCACCGGCGAAGTGCTCGGCGAGACGAAACTCGACCTCCCTCCTCGTACGCTGCGCACCCGGGCGGTGTGGTGGACGGTCACCGACGACCAGCTGGACGAGGCCCGGATCACCCCGGAGATCCTCGGCGGCTCCCTGCACGCCGCCGAACACGCCTCCATCGGCCTGCTCCCCCTCTTCGCGACCTGCGACCGCTGGGACATCGGCGGCGTCTCGGTCCCGCTGCACCCCGACACCCTGCTGCCGACGGTCTTCGTGTACGACGGCCACCCCGGCGGCGCGGGCTTCGCCGAGCGTGCCTTCCGCACCGCCCGCGCCTGGCTCACCGCCACCCGCGAGGCCATCGCGTCCTGCGAGTGCGAGGCTGGCTGCCCGTCCTGCATCCAGTCCCCCAAGTGCGGCAACGGCAACGACCCACTGCACAAGAGGGGGGCGGTACGGCTCCTCACGGTGCTGTTGCGGGGAGCGCCGGGAGAGACGGAGGCCGAGGCGGGCCCGGCGGGCCTGGCGGGCCTGCAGGGCTCAGGGAATCCGGAGAACCCGGAGAACACGGGGGGCTCTGGGAGCTTGGGGGACCCGGAGAACCTGGGAGGCTCAGGTGCCTTGAGGGGCCCGGAGAGCCTGGGAGGCTCAGGGGCCTTGAGGGGCCCGGAGAGCCTGGGAGGCTCAGGGGCCTTGAGGGGCCCGGAGAGCCTGGGGAGCGACGGGAGCTCGGAGCGGGAGGGGAACTCGGCCGGGCCGGCTCCGGGACAGGTGCCCAGAGCTTGACCGCGGGCGACACCGGCTGCTCCTCCGACACCGGCCCCTCCCCCACCGATCCCCTCGGCAGGGCCCCGGCCGGCGCCGGTCCTGTCGGCGCGGATCGCTGCGGCACCGCACCCGACGGCCCCGCTCTGGCCCTGGCCCCCGCGGCGAACGGCCCCTTTCCCGAGGCCGCCGTGACGTCCGAGGTCTCGCCGACGATCGCGCACCGCACCAGCCGTACGCCCTGCGCCGCCGCCACCCGCCC contains:
- the bldG gene encoding anti-sigma factor antagonist BldG; translation: MDLSLSTETVGDRTVVRVGGEIDVYTAPKLREQLVELVNDGNFHLVVDMEGVDFLDSTGLGVLVGGLKRVRAHEGSLRLVCNQERILKIFRITGLTKVFPIHTSVEEAVAATD
- a CDS encoding DEAD/DEAH box helicase, whose product is MAFNHLPAGVHDALAPLSVTPVTHSVPMAKNHRSDRSPANPASRPSPGVVLDRLASGPSRSARITHTEHLPPRAGRHAVWPHRIRSEVIAAVQACGIEHPWAHQTLAAEHALDGDSVVVATGTASGKSLAYLVPVLSTLLDGSEAPNGRGATALYLAPTKALAADQCRSVKELSQPLGHAVRPAVYDGDTPYEEREWIRQYANYVLTNPDMLHRGILPSHPRWSSFLKSLKYIVIDECHTYRGVFGSHVAQVLRRLRRLCARYGASPVFLLASATAAEPAVAARRLTGLPVVEVADDASPRGEVVFALWEPPLTELHGEKGAPVRRTATAETADLLTDLTVQGVRSVAFVRSRRGAELISVIAQEKLAEVDRSLVRRVAAYRGGYLPEERRALERALHSGELLGLAATTALELGVDVSGLDAVVIAGYPGTRASLWQQAGRAGRSGQGALAVLVARDDPLDTFLVHHPEALFDQPVESTVLDPDNPYVLAPHLCAAAAELPLTEADLDLFGPACADVLPQLEAAKLLRRRTKAWHWTRRERAADLTDIRGAGGRPVQVVESGTGRLLGTVDAGAAHSTVHEGAVHLHQGRTYLVRSLELEDSVALVEQADPPYSTVARDTTSISVLETDTEIPWGAGRLCYGSVEVTNQVVSYLRRRLITGEVLGETKLDLPPRTLRTRAVWWTVTDDQLDEARITPEILGGSLHAAEHASIGLLPLFATCDRWDIGGVSVPLHPDTLLPTVFVYDGHPGGAGFAERAFRTARAWLTATREAIASCECEAGCPSCIQSPKCGNGNDPLHKRGAVRLLTVLLRGAPGETEAEAGPAGLAGLQGSGNPENPENTGGSGSLGDPENLGGSGALRGPESLGGSGALRGPESLGGSGALRGPESLGSDGSSEREGNSAGPAPGQVPRA